tgcttttatttaaaaacatatgaatatacattatcaggtttttttttaataaattatgaagcaTTTGAAATACCAAGAAGATATCTCAATTCCGACACACTGCACtgtcattaaaatgttaattttttagatcaatatttttcacacccaATCTTGCCACTCAagtaaaacacacacacgatATGGAGTAAAGAAGGAAGAGGGTTTTTACCCAGTATGGACCACGGAGTCGAGACTGACGTATAGGTCGTAGATCCAAACCTGTAGATACTTAACAGTATTTTTCCCCTCTatacacgcacgcacgcacgcacgtacgcacgcacgcacgctcGCACGCACGCatgcacgcacgcacgcacccTCCACCTCAgtaaaatggtaaaaaatcCACTCACAGACGCCGACCCCGCGGTGACCAGCCCCTCCTTCTTGAACACCGGCGGCAGCTTCTTGAGGCTCTCGATGGTGGTCTGCGGGCGCGGGTGCTCGTCCACCTCCACCTTCACCTCCTTCTTCTTGATCGTGAGCGTCACGGGTTCGATTTCTGACTTGAACACGCCGGCGTCGTTCGCTGGTGGTCATTTGTTGTTGTGATCAGAAttggtaaattttttaaagaggTTTTTGGTCATAATGCAGCAGTTGCGAGAATCGCGCAGGGAGATCTAACTAGTTtcaccgacttcaaaaagcaGGAGTATTTAATAGGTTTGGATTCATTAGTAGCTGTGACTCTGTAACTCGGTTCACACTCATAACATTACCAACAACCCCTATTTTAAACCCCACTCACCTGTCTTCCACCGTTGCTGTGACTTTAAGGCAAAGTTATCCACCTCATCTCTCGTAATACCAAATTGGGCTCCCAATTTCTCAGCAGTCATGCCCATGGGCAGACCACAATAGGAGTCTGTCAGACCTGACCAGAGACTGTCTTCGAACGCGTGGCTCGAACCCAGAACTGTGCCGAACCTGACCCCTCGGACTGTGAAGGGGGCTTGGGACATATTTTCGACCCCTCCAGCCAGCGATATGTTGGCGGCGCCGGTTAGGATGTCCTGGGGGTAAGAGAAACATTGATTTtcttattctatataaataaacatgattCACCGATATATAACTCAGGAGCAACTCAtctaattcatttaatttttattataaatatatatcatttaagtttttgttagaaaggttcttatggagaggaaaaatgtaaattgtcacagaaatttaataaataattaacaggCATTATATCTGGTGCAGTACACCAAGTCATTTAGACAGGATAGCAATGAaatacactaaaataaaactatatttccATATTGacagaaaacataatttacaaagaaatttATCAAGGTAAGTAGAAAGGcccttttattaattaaagctaaatcgcaaaaaatgttaaataataaaaaataaaggctACATTCAATTTctgattaaaatacataatttttctcattattttatttaaatgagggacatttgcaaaataaatttaaatcttgcatattatattaaatttctttgaataaaatcatttttaatctgAGAACttaaaactgtatattttttagttgtGAGGTAAGCATGTGTCTTTAAGATGTTCCAAGCTCGTACATTTAACACAACACAATATTcacttacaaatatataaaagcccTCACCTGAGCGCTATTAACGACGGACTGGAAGCCAGACCCACAGAGCCTGTTGATGCCCAGTGCTGGCCGGTCCTGCGGGATTCCTGCCTTGAGTGCCGCATGTCGTGGTGTGTAGATGCCGTCAGTTTGTGTTGCctgtttacaatttaatatatgaaaaagttGTTGTATCATTAAACTTTGGCAGAGGATATTTCTCTATCTGTTAATAAAGTATGTGAATTCAATTGGCAACCAACAGTTTCATGTCACTTAATAGAGCAAATGGACACTTTAATTCTGAAAAAATAGAGTTtagatcaataaaaaatgtgaccTGTGGATCTGATATGTGACTATCCCACAATAGTTAAGCAGATacggaataaataaaataaattaaattgaaagtaaCTATGAGAACAAAATCATGATCATCaatctcttatatataaaatcaattgctgttagTTAGTCTTGCTAAAACTCGAGATtggctggtctgatttttattatcatggtTTGGGTGCATTAGTTATACATCATTTataaaggtttaaaaggtaaaaaaaatatggataaatatttcaaaaaaaggtTTATGGCGTTGtgaagttcgccgggtcagctagttatcAAATATGCATAAGAAAGTGATAAATAATCTAACTTACAGACATAACCTGCCCAACAACCACAGAATCAACCTGGGTAGGGGCAACACCAGCCTCCTTCAGCGCTGCAGTCATGGCAAGAGTCTGCAACTCTGTAGCTGATGTGTTCCGGAACACTCCACCAAATGTGCCGAATGGGGTACGCTTGGCGCCGACAATGAAGATTCCtgtaaatgatatatttatcagCATTTTAAACTAGACACTGTCTCTAGATCTATGTGATAGAGGATGTACAgagttattgtaattattagaattttttatactctaaatatttgagtttatttttgggaaaaaattaaatacgtaatgtatttaattttttttttccatatttatttatataatttatttgcaaaataatataaaagcatgtAGAAAATCATTGttgtaaagaatttttttttatttaaatataaatatgatagaaaaaactaatataacattttgaagTAAACATAGATTcttgttttgaaaaaataacaaatagattATCCTATAGATATATCCTATAgtcaaataatgtattattgaaCTTTGCATTGTCATATGAACTTATCACATCATAGGATCAAaggttaattgttttaattggaTATATCCATATGAAAATCTCTTCATATTTCACGTTCtttaccatttttatattaaaagaaagttATCTAGATTCTACTTTTGGAATTTGACCCCATGATATTATCACGGTAAGGGAAAGTTTGCAACAGTTAtagctaaaaaaataaatgcagtaTTACCTTTTACGGCTACAGACATCGcgtagtataatttttaactttgtaataaacaaaactttcaaaaagttttctaaattaattcCAAAAAGTAGGTATAACAGCACCGGGCGGCAAGTAGTTCCGGAGCAGGTCAATCGCACCTACTGGCTACTTTGATAGATTACTATTTACTGGCTGTTATGACATTGACACATGACAGATAAGTGATTACACATTATAGTTTACACTAAAGGGTAATCAGTAGAGcttttcaatttcattcaaactgaTGCATCCCGTAtccattatgtatttttaatattgtagtgTGGGATGTAGAAGGCGAATTTCGCAAATCAAGCAGTCAGTGCGTGCAATGCccttttaatatctaatacaAAATTCTAGCATTTAGCATagcattttcaaattattgttcATGCGATTTTGCACGACAATGTGAACAACTTCGCTGTTGCAATTAAGTAAGCGTTCACTTGTCTTCTAATCTgtattaattcttaaatatacattagcTAGCACAGAAAAAAGTTCCCACAAGTAATCATAGAAGTTACTAATCAAGCAATAGATCAGCTTTATTGCTAAAAAATATAGACCACACAaaagaaatttacaaaaattgcaTTGGTTTGTTCACTATATAGTTAAAGcgtttaaacactttattgaattttaaattttaatatgaattatctATTATCACAggtcacaaataaataaaaaacggtGTCTGAAGATTTACAAATATGCAAAACTATCTGGAATCCACTCGTGGAAAATTCTCAATTTATTGGTTTGGTTCTAAATCATTAAATTCGTTCATGTGTCCATTGTCTGATTCAGTACCCAAGCTTAGAAAGATGTGTTCAAAAGctctaatttctaaatttccAAACTAAATTTAGTGGAGCGTAATAAGCGCTTTAGCGAGGCAATCTTTATAGCTTGCTTATATAAACTTCAAGGGTATAATTACCGAGAAATTAGTTCTAAGTCTGtggtataatttaaacatttattttacataatgaaCGCATTATTTAGTTGAACATATTTTGATGAACGCAATAGAATACTTTGTTTTGACTGGCGATTGTGACAACGTGATGACAACTTTTGGAATAATACCATGTGGGAAGTGGATAGTGTAACTTAggaaattaattagaaaattttcTTCCTAAAAATgactaaaaagaaattatttgatgAGGAATCTGAAGAAGAAGAAGTTAgtttaaaaacagaaaatgaTTATGCTAAGAAATACGATCGTTGGCGCGAAAAGGAGGAGCTCCACAAAcgtaaatactataaaaaatatattttttttaatgagatgaatgtatacaattacaatacatataattccTTTACTATTTTCAGTGGAACAGAAGTATGGATCCAAATCCTTAGGTTCAGATGGTTCGGAATCGGATAGCGAAGATGAAAGTGACGAACCACcagaaataaatgaagaagTCGAGGTTCAATTCCTGAAAACCTTGTCTTTACTAAAAACAAAGGATCCTAGAATATACGACCCTAATTATAAGTTCTTTGATGAGAAAATAGAGAAGGAAAATGGTATGAAACCTTTATTGTACTAATGTTTTTCAGACTCCTTTtctgtgaaaaaaaatttttgttcaattGACTATTAGGGGAAGTTATTATAGAGTATCCaaactgtatattaaataaatgatattttaccTTTAACTTATGTTATCTTCAGTCAGACACTTAAAATCAGTCaatgtattttgaaatgttcgttaattaaattatgttatttttgtgataaattCTAGCATGCAGACTAAcatgtgaattattttaatttgttatttaatactatttgaataattttagaaaagaAAGAGGAGGTGAAGAAGGTTACATTTGCTGAcagtgatgatgatgatgatgatggacCTAACATATTCAGTATTGAAAAGAAAGCTGAAATTGATGAACCAGTAAAGAAAGATGCAAAAACTGAGGTAGCTtgctgtttttatatattattttattttatactgagCTATGAACAAAcattagataatttaaaataaggttAGATTAATTGAACAAAGATAATACggaacaattttttgttttgtataaaatagttaaatctacattaaaaagataaaattttagtattcttgtatgtttgtaacattttcacaCTACAACCGTTGGagcaatttcaaaaattcttcactacacaacttcgctgagtgatatcctactaatattataaatgcggaagtttgtaaggatgtgtgtgcgtttgttgctctttcacgcaaaaactactgaaccgattgcaatgcaaatttggtacgtagacagctaggcaactggaataacatatagacaactttttgtcccgatattcctacgggatacgaacttacgcgggttaaaacacggggcgcagctagtataccatatatgtaccatggatGAAGCCAAAACTTCAGCTAGTCattcataacaataataagaaTGATATTTACAGGATGGGAAGTTAAAAGATTTCCTAACTGGTAAAGCCGAGCATATAGATGACGATGTAGAGAAAGACTTGGCACCGCTCAAGTCTTTGTGGTCTGACCCTAAGCTGAATGATGGAGAGGCATTTCTCAGGGactatatattgaataaaaggTGATTCTAGttcttttaaactatattttactgggagtatcctacttcctattaatattataaatgcgaaagtttgtatggatgtatggatgtttgttactctttcacgtaaaaactactgaaccaattgccatgaaatttggtacgtagacagctggataactagaataacatataggcaactttttattcagatattcctacgggatacggacttacatgggtgaaaccgcggtgcgcagctagttgtttaatatagtttaattgcAATACACATTATCAAATAAGAACATAAAACTGTATTCATAATGGTTAATTGGAAAttgtatacattaatttatatgaaatttatacagaattacatgtcttttaataaaataacgccAAACTCCTGCAAActtttcaacaattttttcttagtgaatttctttatattcagTAGATGGAGAATATGTTTGGATTGATTTAACTTCTAAATTATCTGTATAATCTATCctttaattctatattttttttataatttttttttctagatacttggatgatgatgatgatggcaAGGTAGAAGATAAAGTCAGAGATGATGAAGACTTAGAAGCTGATGAAAAGACAGTGGAGGAGCAGGGAAAATTTGAACGGGCATATAACTTCCGCTTCGAAGAGCCAGATGAGGAATATGtaagttatattaatgtttcataaaacatGCAAGTATTAccttaataaaacaaagagaATTAGAGTATAATGAAGACTCATTTTCTCTTTACTtctataatagtaatattaataaaataaagttgaaacatttgttttttattcgaagtcactaatctcagaaactgtGGGATCATATATGTTTCGTAtcaataatgtttcgtattggttgtgatggttcttaatcatctcaatagatggcgtggggtgccccttaggcacatgaaaccgaaagagtagaagaaattcgattactgtggcaggatcacgggtggccgagaggctaggcgttgctacggttaggcaagaaacgcaggttcgaatcctgcctcgtgatcaaattttttctattctttcaaaatttctcatttataaagcattccaatgctgtaaaactaaaaattaaactatggGATCAATTTAAAAGTTGTTTCACCATTGTATATGTACACACGAGAATatagtgtaaatatttattgaaaaccaccaacaaattttaagtttccttCCATAATACTCTAATTTCCATAAAGAAGTGATAGGAAAGACCTCACttctttttaaagaatttgtttgtgaaAATAGATCTGTAACAATTTCTAGCTGAAACGTTACCCGAGAACAATGAACTACATACGTCCCAAAGACGATCGGCGCTCACGGAAGCGGGCCGAAATCCGCGAGAGAAAGGAACaagaaaagaagaagaaaatggAGGAGATCGCGCGGCTGAAGGCGCTCAAACTGAAGGAGATACAAGAGAAGATCGCTAAGATCAAGGAGGTTACGGGCAATGACGATCTTGCTTTTGAGGTGAGGAATCATTTGTTAATCTGATTTGATGctttaaaacttataacaaTAACGTAGCAAAAAGACGGACTGGTTATACgtcgaatatatatttataagccgCGCTCTTTCACTctcacaaataaaattgattacatCTCGCTCTTTCGCCGCGAGTCGGACAATTACCTTAATGAGGAATCATATTGCGATTACAGCGTGCATAATGTAACTGTAAAAGCTTTTTCGCCTATAACtagttttttcttatttaatttaaacttgttATGTACTGTTTTTGATAACTTGTGTttaccattatttttaaaatacccacacatcattaatattatgtgaataacaataaatctcatgtgatattttttatatttattatttacaattttgtgGAGTCAATCcacaatttaatgtttaattaaatatcaataatgttttctagcaaataagtttgtttgtcaAAATTTTTTCATAGGAACAAGATATAGAAGGTGATTTCGACCCAGAAGAGCATGACAAACGTATGAAGGAGTTGTTTGATGAACAGTTCTATGGGCAGGCTGATGATGAGAAACCTGTCTTTCCAGATCTCGATGAAGAGCTGGAAATTGGtaaatactactaatattataaacacaaaagtttatggatgtttgtatTAAACGTACTATTTCACGCGAAAGCAGCTTCtgtgtgaaatttggtacagaggcCAATTATGGTccggattagcacataggctacattttacccgggtaccagtaaaaaaagtaaaggaagcttttattgatttaaaattaaagctaTAGAAACGAaagttatacataataatttattatttttttcttttttatatgtcatagcgggcaactgagctggtggttcgcctgatggtaagcgatcaccaacgcccatgaacattcgcaatgGTAGTGATTCTGCgcatgcgctgcccgcttttaacgggtaagggaaaagggcgtccggctccctcactcaccgtacgaaacaaaGTGGCAttccactatttcacgccggttttctgtgggggtgtggtacttccccggtgcaagctggtccaattcgtgccgaagcgtgctcgactcccacaataaaaataccaaatcTCATGTACAGAGGTTCAAAAAttctgaatatattttgttgcagAAAACTGGGAAAACTATGAGAATGAGAAGCAAAATGTTCCGAATGAGGATGGACCGCATTGTGAAGATGAAGATTTTAATGTAAGagagatttattaaataatattaaagattctAGTTATTCTGTTATTTggtgaaaacaaaaaactaaggAACtccatttaacaatataacacatacagttatttgaaatgaataaatatttaacaattacaagatattgaaaaaaaataaaaaacatttcgtAATACCtttcgttatttaaattttgacagATGGACGCAGACTACGACCCCAAGAAGGCAAAAGAGAATCTTGTTgaagaattaaaaagaaatgtggGCAAGAAACGCAGAAACCGAAAGAGGAAGTCCAAGCTCGCCGAGATATTGGCCGAAGATAAGCCCAAGTTTGTGCCCGATGTTGAGAAAACATACAGTGAATTCATGGAGgagtattataaaatggatTGTGAGGATGTGATAGGAGGTGATTTGCCGACCAGGTTCAAGTACAGGGAGGTTGTGCCGAATGATTATGGACTTAGTATAGAGGAGGTAaggcatatttttaatatagaactGTGTTAAAGGCactgtaatttaaatgaaggAAATAATGTTGATTTAAAGTGCCTtttttcaaatgctttatgaCCTAAGTTTGAAAGAGATATgggaaagatttatttaacattttcaatagAGAAAATAGAATGTATCaatgatttaaatgtatttcagaTATTGCTAGCTGATGATAAGGAACTTACTCAGTGGGTGCCTTTGAAGAAAATAGTGAAATATCGTCCCGAAAATGTAGAAAAGAGCGAAGTgaatacatacagacagaaAGCAGCTGATGAGAGACTTAAACGAAAAGTACTGCCAAGCTTGTTCAAGGATTTACCTGAGTAAGTTACAATTGAAAGTAGAATTAATTCAGTATAAAGAGAAGAAGAATCTTTCAATCGTCAGAATTTCCGAATTTTCTAGATATAATCCAGTGGTAAACGGATTCttattgtaaaattgaaaAGTAAACTTAATTTCTgctatgtgtatgtataataaagtataattgttattcgtttttttaagGGAGCCAGAAGTAGTTGTACCCATTGAAGAAACAAtcaagaagaagaaaaagaaaaagaagaaaaacaaaGCTAAAAACGAGGATGTAGCTGAAGTGAGTAACAATGGTGAGGCTACAGAACAAAATGAAGTTATTGAAAGTAATGATATGGAAGTAACGAATGAAGTAAAGATAAAGaagaataagaaaaagaaacacaAATATGAGGATAGTCAAAACCCATCAGAAATGAATGCAGAAAATAATAGCAAGAATGTGGTTGATGATGACGTAAGTAATGTAAATGACAAAGACAATAATAGCGCAATAGATGTTAATGAAGgtagaaagaaaaagaaacagaAAACAACTGATGCAAGTAGCAGTGTACAAATAAACGGTGATAATGAAGTTGTTGAAGAAAatgaacaaattaataaagattctaaaaagaaaaagaaaaataagcaAACTAACAAGGATTCAGATAATATTCAATCAAACAGTGAAATAACAcaatctaacactgaaaaatcaataaataatattatagtcacTAATTTCGGCAAGAAAAAGAAGCGTAATTCATTCACAGTTGAGGATGTTCATTCTGAATTTAGTAAAGCAAGCACAAACggtgttttcaataaaacgcAAGGGCAAAAAAGAAAAGCTAATTTCAATGATGATCGAAATGCAccgaaaaagaagaaaaataaaaaacaatataataatgagaTGAAAAAGACTTCGAATGATAAGTCtagtgataataaaaatccCTTATCA
The Zerene cesonia ecotype Mississippi chromosome 14, Zerene_cesonia_1.1, whole genome shotgun sequence DNA segment above includes these coding regions:
- the LOC119831597 gene encoding 3-ketoacyl-CoA thiolase, mitochondrial-like isoform X1 produces the protein MLINISFTGIFIVGAKRTPFGTFGGVFRNTSATELQTLAMTAALKEAGVAPTQVDSVVVGQVMSATQTDGIYTPRHAALKAGIPQDRPALGINRLCGSGFQSVVNSAQDILTGAANISLAGGVENMSQAPFTVRGVRFGTVLGSSHAFEDSLWSGLTDSYCGLPMGMTAEKLGAQFGITRDEVDNFALKSQQRWKTANDAGVFKSEIEPVTLTIKKKEVKVEVDEHPRPQTTIESLKKLPPVFKKEGLVTAGSASGISDGAGALVLASESAAKGLKPLARLVGWSYVGVDPSIMGIGPVPAIENLLKATNLTLNDIDLIEINEAFVAQTLSCAKALKLDAEKLNVNGGATALGHPLGASGSRITAHLVHELRRRGLKRGIGSACIGGGQGIALLIETV
- the LOC119831864 gene encoding protein KRI1 homolog; translated protein: MTKKKLFDEESEEEEVSLKTENDYAKKYDRWREKEELHKLEQKYGSKSLGSDGSESDSEDESDEPPEINEEVEVQFLKTLSLLKTKDPRIYDPNYKFFDEKIEKENEKKEEVKKVTFADSDDDDDDGPNIFSIEKKAEIDEPVKKDAKTEDGKLKDFLTGKAEHIDDDVEKDLAPLKSLWSDPKLNDGEAFLRDYILNKRYLDDDDDGKVEDKVRDDEDLEADEKTVEEQGKFERAYNFRFEEPDEEYLKRYPRTMNYIRPKDDRRSRKRAEIRERKEQEKKKKMEEIARLKALKLKEIQEKIAKIKEVTGNDDLAFEEQDIEGDFDPEEHDKRMKELFDEQFYGQADDEKPVFPDLDEELEIENWENYENEKQNVPNEDGPHCEDEDFNMDADYDPKKAKENLVEELKRNVGKKRRNRKRKSKLAEILAEDKPKFVPDVEKTYSEFMEEYYKMDCEDVIGGDLPTRFKYREVVPNDYGLSIEEILLADDKELTQWVPLKKIVKYRPENVEKSEVNTYRQKAADERLKRKVLPSLFKDLPEEPEVVVPIEETIKKKKKKKKKNKAKNEDVAEVSNNGEATEQNEVIESNDMEVTNEVKIKKNKKKKHKYEDSQNPSEMNAENNSKNVVDDDVSNVNDKDNNSAIDVNEGRKKKKQKTTDASSSVQINGDNEVVEENEQINKDSKKKKKNKQTNKDSDNIQSNSEITQSNTEKSINNIIVTNFGKKKKRNSFTVEDVHSEFSKASTNGVFNKTQGQKRKANFNDDRNAPKKKKNKKQYNNEMKKTSNDKSSDNKNPLSKLSDERLKAYGLNPKKYRSFLKYKKF
- the LOC119831597 gene encoding 3-ketoacyl-CoA thiolase, mitochondrial-like isoform X2; amino-acid sequence: MSVAVKGIFIVGAKRTPFGTFGGVFRNTSATELQTLAMTAALKEAGVAPTQVDSVVVGQVMSATQTDGIYTPRHAALKAGIPQDRPALGINRLCGSGFQSVVNSAQDILTGAANISLAGGVENMSQAPFTVRGVRFGTVLGSSHAFEDSLWSGLTDSYCGLPMGMTAEKLGAQFGITRDEVDNFALKSQQRWKTANDAGVFKSEIEPVTLTIKKKEVKVEVDEHPRPQTTIESLKKLPPVFKKEGLVTAGSASGISDGAGALVLASESAAKGLKPLARLVGWSYVGVDPSIMGIGPVPAIENLLKATNLTLNDIDLIEINEAFVAQTLSCAKALKLDAEKLNVNGGATALGHPLGASGSRITAHLVHELRRRGLKRGIGSACIGGGQGIALLIETV